From the genome of Bosea sp. Tri-49, one region includes:
- a CDS encoding aromatic amino acid ammonia-lyase, with product MSGTIDITGRDLDPATIVRIARQGAKVALSAEALSRIEASRQVVDDIVRRGEKVYGVTSSVGAKTGVMLAPERVAEFNRRLLLTHNMGHGPLASHEAVRAMMAVLLNGMASGYLGVRRVLADRLVDALNTNRQIPVHLWGSMGESDMSPISDLALELYRDHDFAAGEALALLNSSALSLGMGAMAFHDLSRMLDFATLVGALSMEGFAANPSVVSEAALASRPFDGVLSHGGAIRRYLAGSYIMTPGGPRHLQDPLSFRSLPLIHGNAADSLDFAGRQLSIELRASQNNPVVSVERAELVSVANFDMVALAMALDVARLAMSPVVTSSTERLAKQADSYWSGLSVGLIEEDGVGLPGFNGLAQFHKSITSEARLLAAPVVGELASSSHSNGNLDRASMAGLAARRACDLATLCRSIFAMELLVAAQAVEMRKVSPLGAVTGRLFALVREAVPYAGPGQRVPHIKALLEHLDAQAARIDRLMVPAPES from the coding sequence ATGTCTGGCACGATCGATATCACCGGGCGGGATCTCGACCCTGCGACGATCGTGCGGATCGCGCGCCAGGGCGCGAAAGTCGCGCTCAGTGCCGAGGCCCTCAGCCGGATCGAGGCCTCGCGGCAGGTCGTCGACGACATCGTGCGTCGCGGTGAGAAGGTCTATGGCGTCACCAGCAGCGTCGGCGCCAAGACCGGGGTCATGCTCGCGCCCGAACGGGTGGCCGAGTTCAACCGGCGCCTGCTGCTCACGCACAATATGGGGCACGGGCCGCTCGCCTCGCACGAGGCGGTGAGGGCGATGATGGCCGTGCTGCTGAACGGGATGGCGAGCGGCTATCTCGGTGTCCGGCGCGTGCTCGCCGACCGGCTGGTCGATGCCCTCAACACGAACCGCCAGATCCCGGTGCATCTCTGGGGCTCGATGGGCGAGAGCGACATGTCGCCGATCTCCGATCTCGCCCTCGAGCTCTACCGCGACCATGATTTCGCGGCCGGCGAGGCGCTCGCTTTGCTGAATTCGAGTGCGCTCTCGCTGGGCATGGGCGCGATGGCGTTCCACGACCTGTCGCGGATGCTGGACTTCGCCACCCTCGTCGGGGCGCTCAGCATGGAAGGGTTCGCGGCGAACCCGTCGGTGGTGTCGGAAGCTGCCCTGGCGTCGCGGCCGTTCGACGGCGTGCTGAGCCACGGCGGCGCGATCCGGCGCTATCTCGCCGGCAGCTACATCATGACGCCCGGCGGCCCGCGCCATCTGCAGGACCCGCTGAGCTTCCGCTCGCTGCCGCTGATCCACGGCAATGCTGCCGACAGCCTCGATTTCGCCGGGCGGCAGCTCTCGATCGAGCTGCGCGCCAGCCAGAACAATCCGGTCGTCTCCGTCGAACGGGCCGAGCTGGTCTCGGTCGCCAATTTCGACATGGTCGCCCTAGCGATGGCGCTGGACGTGGCGCGGCTCGCGATGTCGCCGGTGGTGACGAGTTCGACGGAGCGCCTCGCCAAGCAGGCCGACTCGTACTGGTCGGGCCTGAGCGTCGGGCTGATCGAAGAGGACGGCGTCGGGCTACCCGGGTTCAACGGCCTCGCGCAATTCCACAAGTCGATCACCTCGGAAGCACGTCTGCTGGCGGCGCCGGTCGTCGGCGAGCTCGCGAGCTCGAGCCACTCGAACGGCAATCTCGACAGGGCCAGCATGGCGGGCCTTGCGGCGCGCCGTGCTTGCGATCTCGCAACGCTGTGCCGCTCGATCTTCGCGATGGAGCTGCTCGTCGCCGCGCAGGCGGTCGAGATGCGCAAGGTCTCGCCGCTGGGTGCGGTCACGGGCCGGCTCTTCGCCCTGGTGCGCGAGGCCGTGCCCTATGCCGGGCCGGGGCAGCGCGTGCCCCACATCAAGGCGTTGCTCGAACATCTCGATGCGCAGGCGGCGCGGATCGATCGGCTGATGGTGCCGGCACCGGAGAGTTGA
- a CDS encoding GntR family transcriptional regulator yields the protein MTVSRAAAKPLDFRRTGVSRYNQLATLFRRRIEAGQWPVGGQIPTVDDLAVECGVARATIRQALDLLEAEQLIERYRARGTFVRKRPTEDLWCEVGTDWSGLLRPSYSATIEILRDEPDRVFHPFEGQIGELAPTYREVRRRHWRHGQPFLLADLHIDESLRDRISQHDLESKTALRLISEVPGVEIADARQTLTVGTADVETAEALTISLDAPVAFVHRQAVDQRGVLVLSAKGIYRGDVVRFDVKLK from the coding sequence ATGACCGTCAGCCGCGCCGCAGCGAAGCCGCTGGATTTCAGACGCACCGGGGTCTCCCGTTACAATCAGCTCGCGACCCTGTTCCGCCGGAGGATTGAAGCCGGCCAGTGGCCGGTCGGCGGCCAGATACCGACGGTCGACGATCTCGCCGTCGAATGCGGCGTTGCGCGCGCAACGATCCGCCAGGCACTCGACCTGCTCGAGGCCGAGCAGCTGATCGAGCGCTACCGCGCCAGAGGGACTTTCGTCCGCAAGCGGCCGACCGAGGATCTGTGGTGCGAGGTCGGCACGGACTGGTCCGGCCTGCTGCGGCCGAGCTACAGCGCCACGATCGAGATCCTGCGGGACGAACCGGACCGCGTGTTCCACCCGTTCGAGGGCCAGATCGGCGAGCTGGCGCCGACCTATCGGGAGGTCAGGCGCCGCCATTGGCGTCACGGCCAGCCCTTCCTGCTGGCCGACCTGCATATCGACGAGTCCCTGCGCGACAGGATTTCGCAGCACGATCTCGAATCGAAGACGGCTCTGCGCCTGATCTCGGAAGTGCCCGGCGTGGAGATCGCTGATGCACGCCAGACCCTCACCGTCGGCACCGCCGATGTCGAAACGGCCGAGGCCCTGACGATCTCGCTCGATGCGCCGGTTGCCTTCGTCCACCGTCAGGCCGTCGACCAACGCGGCGTGCTGGTCCTGAGCGCCAAGGGCATCTACCGCGGCGATGTCGTGAGGTTCGACGTCAAGCTGAAGTGA
- a CDS encoding enoyl-CoA hydratase/isomerase family protein: MADAYECFQVSIVDHVATVTLDRAPVNAQNRRFREEIVAIFDRLNDSADVRAIVLTGAGKAFSAGADLKERPGLADEAGAYPRHNRLVCASFDAVMECGKPVIAAVNGAAIGAGCVLALCCDIILVAEEGFFAMTEVDVGLAGGVSHVRRFFRESDARMLIYTARRIYGPDLYRMGVVSACLPATELLASAQQMARDIAAKSPLAVQAAKRSFNVTEGLTLRDAYRFEQSQTVALASTEDTKEAQRAFAEKRKPLFVGR, encoded by the coding sequence ATGGCTGACGCTTATGAATGCTTCCAGGTGAGCATCGTCGACCACGTCGCGACCGTGACGCTCGATCGCGCTCCCGTGAATGCGCAGAACCGCCGGTTCCGCGAGGAGATCGTCGCCATCTTCGACCGGCTCAACGACAGCGCCGACGTCCGGGCGATCGTGCTGACCGGCGCCGGCAAGGCGTTCTCGGCCGGCGCCGACCTCAAGGAGCGGCCCGGCTTGGCGGATGAAGCTGGCGCCTATCCGCGTCACAACCGGCTGGTGTGCGCCTCGTTCGATGCGGTGATGGAGTGCGGCAAGCCGGTGATCGCCGCCGTCAACGGCGCCGCGATCGGCGCCGGCTGCGTGCTGGCGCTGTGCTGCGACATCATTCTCGTGGCGGAGGAGGGCTTCTTCGCCATGACCGAGGTCGATGTCGGCCTCGCCGGCGGCGTCAGCCATGTCAGGCGCTTCTTCCGCGAATCCGATGCGCGCATGCTGATCTATACGGCGCGGCGCATCTACGGACCCGATCTCTATCGGATGGGCGTCGTCTCAGCCTGTCTCCCCGCCACCGAGTTGCTGGCCTCTGCCCAGCAGATGGCGCGCGACATCGCGGCCAAGAGTCCGCTCGCCGTCCAGGCCGCGAAGCGCTCATTCAACGTGACTGAAGGCCTTACGCTCCGCGACGCTTATCGCTTCGAGCAGTCGCAGACCGTTGCGCTGGCGAGCACCGAGGACACGAAGGAGGCGCAGCGTGCCTTCGCCGAGAAGCGCAAGCCGCTGTTCGTCGGGCGCTGA
- a CDS encoding amidohydrolase family protein → MISETTAPRAHRAPDWALPAGACDCHAHVFGPYDAFPVSHAMHYVPPLAPAGVHRDMLDGIGLARGVLVQPGAYGSDPAAILDATSGSGGRIRGVAAADGSVSDAQLDAWHDRGVRGLRFNDMTVPGGTGRFPGAVGSDALTELAPRLSARGWHAEIWASIDQHAALLPLYRAAGLPVALDHMAGLAITRGLDDPSFKAILAALREGWLWVKLVLCRCSQSFPGYADLRPFHDALIEANPDRVIWGSDWPHLRLADRAPDIGHLLDLFRDWVPDQDLRQRILVDNPRTLYGF, encoded by the coding sequence GTGATCTCCGAGACTACGGCGCCGCGCGCCCATCGCGCGCCAGATTGGGCGCTGCCCGCAGGCGCCTGCGATTGCCATGCGCATGTCTTCGGGCCTTACGACGCTTTTCCGGTTTCACATGCGATGCACTATGTGCCGCCGCTGGCTCCGGCCGGCGTCCATCGCGATATGCTCGACGGGATTGGACTTGCCCGCGGCGTCCTGGTTCAGCCGGGCGCCTATGGTTCCGATCCGGCTGCGATCCTCGATGCGACCAGCGGATCGGGCGGACGTATCAGGGGCGTGGCGGCAGCGGACGGCAGTGTGAGCGATGCACAGCTCGACGCCTGGCACGATCGCGGCGTGCGTGGACTGCGCTTCAACGACATGACGGTACCGGGCGGGACGGGGCGCTTTCCCGGCGCCGTCGGCAGCGATGCGCTGACGGAGCTGGCGCCCCGCTTGAGCGCGCGGGGCTGGCATGCCGAAATCTGGGCGAGCATCGACCAGCACGCCGCGCTGCTGCCGCTCTACCGGGCGGCCGGCCTGCCGGTGGCTCTCGACCATATGGCAGGCCTCGCCATCACGCGCGGCCTCGACGACCCCTCCTTCAAGGCGATCCTGGCCGCGCTGCGCGAGGGCTGGCTCTGGGTCAAGCTCGTGCTCTGCCGCTGTTCGCAGTCGTTTCCGGGCTATGCCGACCTGCGGCCGTTCCACGATGCGTTGATCGAGGCCAACCCGGATCGGGTGATCTGGGGTTCGGATTGGCCGCATCTGCGGCTCGCCGACCGGGCGCCGGATATCGGCCACCTGCTCGACCTGTTCCGGGACTGGGTTCCGGATCAAGACCTCAGGCAGCGCATCCTCGTCGACAATCCGCGCACCCTCTACGGCTTTTGA
- a CDS encoding carboxymuconolactone decarboxylase family protein: MARLHLPTVDELSAEQRKVYDEVVSGPRGRLIGPLRAVIHSPELAARWSRIGEFLRYSTSLPAKLNELAIIVAGRHWNSQLEFHIHAEAARAAGLDPACIEAIRLGESPVFSEPAEVEVYDYARLLLQTGRLPDAVHAAVVARWGERGAVELTGVIGYYTMVSLMLNAHEIPLPDGAQAPLPVAGPGPTAIPACRLADRVVQA, encoded by the coding sequence ATGGCCCGGCTTCACCTCCCGACCGTCGACGAACTGAGCGCCGAACAGCGCAAGGTCTATGACGAGGTCGTCTCAGGCCCGCGCGGCCGCCTCATCGGGCCGCTGCGCGCGGTCATCCACAGTCCGGAACTGGCTGCGAGATGGTCGCGCATCGGCGAATTCCTGCGCTACTCCACTTCGCTTCCAGCCAAGCTCAACGAACTCGCGATCATCGTCGCGGGCCGCCACTGGAACAGCCAGCTCGAATTCCACATCCACGCCGAGGCAGCGCGCGCGGCCGGTCTCGATCCGGCCTGCATCGAGGCGATCCGGCTCGGCGAGAGCCCCGTCTTCTCCGAGCCGGCCGAGGTCGAGGTCTACGATTATGCGCGGCTCCTGCTGCAGACGGGCCGGCTTCCGGACGCGGTCCATGCTGCCGTCGTGGCGCGCTGGGGCGAACGTGGCGCGGTCGAGCTGACCGGCGTCATCGGCTATTACACCATGGTTTCGCTGATGCTGAATGCCCATGAGATCCCACTGCCGGACGGCGCGCAGGCGCCACTGCCGGTTGCAGGGCCAGGTCCGACCGCGATACCGGCCTGCCGGCTGGCTGACCGCGTGGTACAGGCGTGA
- a CDS encoding CaiB/BaiF CoA transferase family protein has translation MSEAASSRQGPLSHVRVLDLSRIMAGPWATQILADLGADVIKVERPDVGDDTRSWGPPFLKDEQGQPTREAGYYLAVNRGKRSITLDIATSDGQEAIRRLAAVSDIVVENYKVGTLQRYGLDYATLKAGNPRLIYASVTGFGQTGPRKAAAAYDFAIQAMGGLMSVTGERDGMPGGGPQKVGVPIVDIMTGMYTVIGVLAALARRNETGQGDYIDLAMLDVQTGFLANQAMNWLLSGKPPVRGGNRHPNIQPQDVFPCADGSIVLAVGNDAQFAKLSTILERPDWASDERFATNPARVRNHALLDPMLRAAFAGRSRDALIATLDDAGVPCAPINTVPEVFDDPQVKHRGMLRELPHPTAGHVPQVVSPLNFLNEPLAFDRAPPLLGEHTDEILKEIGLA, from the coding sequence ATGTCTGAGGCTGCCAGTTCCCGACAGGGGCCGCTGAGCCATGTCCGCGTGCTCGACCTCAGCCGGATCATGGCCGGACCCTGGGCGACCCAGATCCTCGCCGATCTCGGCGCGGACGTGATCAAGGTGGAGCGTCCGGATGTCGGCGACGATACACGCTCCTGGGGGCCGCCTTTCCTGAAAGACGAGCAGGGGCAGCCGACGCGCGAGGCCGGATACTATCTCGCCGTCAATCGCGGCAAGCGCTCGATCACCCTCGATATCGCGACGTCGGACGGCCAGGAAGCGATCCGCCGTCTCGCCGCCGTCAGCGACATCGTCGTCGAGAACTACAAGGTCGGGACCCTCCAGCGCTACGGGCTCGATTACGCCACGTTGAAGGCCGGCAATCCCCGCCTGATCTATGCCTCGGTCACCGGCTTCGGGCAGACTGGCCCGCGTAAGGCTGCCGCCGCCTACGATTTCGCGATCCAGGCGATGGGCGGCCTGATGAGCGTCACCGGCGAGCGTGACGGCATGCCAGGCGGCGGCCCACAGAAGGTCGGCGTCCCGATCGTCGACATCATGACCGGCATGTACACCGTCATCGGCGTGCTGGCGGCCTTGGCGCGTCGCAACGAGACGGGGCAGGGCGACTATATCGATCTGGCCATGCTCGACGTCCAGACCGGCTTTCTCGCCAACCAGGCGATGAACTGGCTGCTTTCGGGCAAGCCGCCGGTGCGGGGCGGCAATCGACATCCGAACATCCAGCCGCAGGACGTCTTTCCCTGTGCCGACGGCTCGATCGTCCTGGCCGTCGGCAACGATGCCCAGTTCGCCAAGCTCAGCACCATCCTGGAACGGCCGGACTGGGCGAGCGACGAGCGTTTCGCGACCAACCCGGCCCGCGTCCGCAACCACGCCTTGCTCGATCCGATGCTGCGCGCAGCGTTCGCGGGCCGCAGTCGCGATGCCCTGATCGCGACGCTCGACGACGCCGGTGTGCCTTGCGCCCCGATCAACACCGTGCCGGAGGTCTTCGATGACCCCCAGGTCAAGCATCGCGGCATGTTGCGGGAGCTGCCACATCCGACGGCCGGGCATGTTCCGCAGGTCGTCAGCCCGCTGAATTTCCTCAATGAGCCGCTCGCCTTCGACCGGGCGCCGCCGCTGCTCGGCGAGCACACCGACGAGATCCTGAAGGAGATCGGCCTGGCCTGA
- a CDS encoding glutathione S-transferase family protein gives MLRLGKMLLHWSPRSPFVRKVMVAAHELGLVDRLTLRRTVALMTAPNPDLLPDNPLSKIPTLVLDDGTVLIDSGVICEYFDTLAGGGLIIPAAVPERFRELSRHALASGLLDVLILWRNERNKPPEAQTAAWLTGFETKYRAALARLEREAGPIAPGPLGLSGIALGCCLSYLDFRFADLDWRAGCPALAAWHEEFRQRPSAIATEIVDDV, from the coding sequence ATGCTTCGCTTGGGCAAGATGCTGCTTCACTGGTCGCCGCGATCGCCTTTCGTCCGCAAGGTGATGGTGGCCGCGCATGAGCTCGGTCTGGTCGACCGGCTGACGCTGCGGCGAACGGTGGCTCTGATGACTGCGCCCAATCCGGATCTGCTGCCCGATAATCCGCTGAGCAAGATTCCGACCCTGGTGCTCGATGACGGGACCGTCCTGATCGATTCCGGCGTGATCTGCGAGTATTTCGATACCCTCGCGGGCGGGGGGCTCATCATCCCGGCGGCCGTGCCCGAGCGCTTCCGGGAGCTGAGCCGGCATGCCCTGGCGAGCGGCCTGCTTGATGTCCTGATTCTCTGGCGCAATGAGCGCAACAAGCCGCCCGAAGCGCAGACGGCAGCCTGGCTGACGGGCTTCGAGACCAAGTATCGCGCGGCGCTTGCCCGGCTGGAGCGCGAAGCCGGTCCGATCGCGCCGGGTCCGCTCGGATTGTCCGGGATCGCGCTCGGCTGCTGCCTGTCCTATCTTGATTTCCGCTTCGCGGATCTCGACTGGCGCGCGGGATGTCCGGCGCTCGCTGCCTGGCACGAAGAATTCCGCCAACGCCCGTCCGCCATCGCAACCGAGATTGTCGACGATGTCTGA
- a CDS encoding amino acid ABC transporter substrate-binding protein, with protein MRLAYVALGALGILAPLTAAGAGTLETVKSRGQLICGTSPGVPGFSLPDGQGQWNGLDVDLCKAVAAAVFGDTSKIKYVPLNPKDRFAVVQSGEVDVLSRQTTWSLSRDTSLGLSFSAITYFDGQALMVKKTLGIKSAKELNGATICVQGGTTTELNIADFFQKNALKYDPVSFASGDEAIKAFEAGRCDAFTTDASALYAYRLKATNPQDFVVLPELISKEPLGPAVRRGDEAWANVVRWTHYAMVNAEELGLTSANVDEQLKSENPEIKRFLGVDGKLGEGLGLANDWAYRIVKRVGNYGESYERYLGPNSPLAIPRGANNLWSKGGLQYAPPLR; from the coding sequence ATGAGATTGGCATATGTCGCGCTGGGCGCGCTGGGCATTCTGGCGCCGCTGACGGCGGCCGGAGCCGGGACGCTGGAGACCGTCAAGTCTCGCGGCCAGCTGATCTGCGGAACGAGCCCCGGCGTGCCCGGCTTCTCGCTGCCCGATGGGCAGGGGCAATGGAACGGCCTCGACGTCGACCTCTGCAAGGCTGTGGCCGCGGCGGTCTTCGGCGATACCAGCAAGATCAAATATGTGCCCTTGAACCCTAAGGACCGGTTCGCGGTGGTCCAATCCGGCGAGGTCGACGTGCTGTCCCGCCAGACGACCTGGTCGCTGTCGAGAGACACCTCGCTCGGCCTCTCCTTCTCGGCGATCACCTATTTCGACGGGCAGGCGCTGATGGTGAAGAAGACGCTCGGTATCAAGTCGGCCAAGGAGCTGAACGGCGCCACGATCTGCGTCCAGGGCGGCACGACGACCGAGCTGAACATCGCCGATTTCTTCCAGAAGAACGCGCTGAAATACGATCCGGTCTCCTTTGCCTCCGGCGACGAGGCGATCAAGGCCTTCGAGGCCGGACGCTGCGACGCTTTCACGACCGATGCCTCGGCGCTCTATGCCTACAGGCTCAAGGCGACGAATCCGCAGGACTTCGTCGTCCTGCCCGAACTGATCTCGAAGGAGCCGCTCGGCCCGGCGGTGCGTCGCGGCGACGAGGCCTGGGCCAACGTCGTCCGCTGGACCCATTACGCCATGGTCAATGCCGAGGAACTCGGCCTGACATCGGCCAATGTCGATGAGCAGCTCAAATCCGAGAACCCCGAGATCAAGCGCTTCCTCGGCGTCGATGGGAAGCTCGGCGAAGGCCTCGGCCTTGCCAACGATTGGGCCTATCGGATCGTCAAGCGTGTCGGAAATTACGGCGAGAGCTACGAGCGCTATCTCGGCCCGAATTCGCCGCTCGCAATCCCCCGGGGCGCGAACAATCTCTGGTCCAAGGGCGGGCTGCAATACGCGCCGCCGCTCCGCTGA